Proteins encoded in a region of the Capra hircus breed San Clemente chromosome 3, ASM170441v1, whole genome shotgun sequence genome:
- the DIRAS3 gene encoding GTP-binding protein Di-Ras3 produces MGNSCFGLKERLMKRLRPLPTVIVIRTCLPQRRSRDFRVVVLGSAGVGKSALVQRWVRGNFREAYLPTIEDTYRQALGCSHKAGALHITDTTGGRRYRGLQRLAIARGHAFILVYSITRKQTLEELKPLYELIRQLKGNNPQKCPVILVGNKCDESRREVSEKEGAAYACEWNCAFLETSAKMNINVQELFQLLINFEKKPAAAAAAAAPAGAQPPQKKSQIPKTAEKLLGKCIVM; encoded by the coding sequence ATGGGCAACTCCTGCTTCGGCCTCAAGGAACGCCTGATGAAGCGGCTGCGGCCTCTGCCGACTGTGATCGTCATCCGCACCTGCCTGCCCCAGAGAAGGAGCAGAGATTTCCGCGTGGTGGTGCTCGGCTCGGCCGGCGTGGGCAAGAGCGCGCTGGTGCAAAGGTGGGTGCGCGGCAACTTCCGTGAGGCGTACCTGCCGACCATCGAAGATACCTACCGCCAGGCGCTAGGCTGCAGCCACAAGGCGGGTGCGCTGCACATCACCGACACCACCGGTGGCCGCCGCTACCGGGGCCTGCAGCGCCTTGCCATTGCCAGGGGTCACGCCTTCATCCTGGTTTATTCTATCACCAGGAAGCAAACCCTGGAGGAGCTGAAGCCTCTCTATGAGCTGATCCGTCAACTCAAAGGTAACAACCCGCAAAAGTGCCCCGTCATCCTGGTGGGCAACAAGTGCGATGAGAGCCGTCGGGAGGTGAGTGAGAAGGAAGGTGCTGCCTATGCGTGCGAGTGGAATTGCGCCTTCTTGGAGACCTCGGCCAAGATGAATATCAACGTCCAGGAGCTGTTCCAGTTGCTGATAAATTTCGAGAAgaagcccgccgccgccgccgccgccgcagccccCGCCGGCGCCCAGCCTCCGCAGAAGAAATCCCAGATCCCCAAGACCGCCGAGAAGCTGCTGGGCAAGTGCATCGTCATGTGA